Sequence from the Pseudomonadota bacterium genome:
CCCCCGGTCACCGTCGCCCCGCTGAAGGTGCTGTCACCGATCAGTGGTGTTAAAGCCTCGCGCGCCTGGGCCTGCTCGTTGCGCGCTTCCGCGTCCACGATCGGGGCGCGCCAGGCGAGCTGACCCGTGGCCGCATCCAGGGCCACCAGTTGACCGTCCAGCGTGGCCATGTACACGCGGTCGTGAGCGACGGCAACGCCGCGGTTGGCCGGCCCGCAGCAGAACTCCTTCGTGGTGAGTTCGTGCTCGTAGCGCCAACGGATCGCGCCCGTGGCGGCGTCCAGGGCGAGCACGTGATTGAAGGGCGTGGAGACGTACATCACGCCGTCGCGCACGATGGGGGTGGCCTGGAAGCTGCCACGCTTGCCCGTGTCCACGCGCCAGGCCAACTGCAAGTTCGCCACGTTGTCTGTGGTGAGTTGCTGGAGCTGGCTGTAGCGGCCGTTCGCAAGATCGTTGCCGAAGGCGGGCCAGTCCGTATCCGTGGCGCCCGCACCGCCGGCCGCCACCGCAAGCAACGCCGTGGCGAGCGTACCCCGCACCTTCCAATCATCTACCAGCCTGGTCATACACATCTTCCTCTAGGATCGGGCGCGATCCCTCAAGCGTCTGATTGGGCCCGCGCCGCGGCGAGGTCGCGCTGACGCTTGCGCTCGGCGAAGGAGGCGCGCTGGGCCGGGGTGAGATCGTCGTAGCACGCCGGGCAGCTGATGCCGGCCTCGTAGTGCAGGTGCTGGCGGTCCTCGTCGGACACCGGGCGGCGGCATGCATAACACTGGCCGTAGCTACCCGGCGCAAGCGCGTTGTCCACGGCGACGCGCTCGTCGAAGACGAAGCACTCGCCCCACCACAGTGACTCCGCTTCCGGCACCTCGTCCAGGTAGGCGAGGATGCCGCCCTCGAGCTGGCACACATCTTCGAAGCCGGCGTCCAACAGCAGCGCGCTCGCCTTCTCGCAGCGAATACCGCCCGTGCAGAACATCGCCACGCGCTTGTGCACCTCAGGGTCCAGTTGCTGCGCCACGTAGTCTGGGAACTCGCGGAAGTTGCGGGTGCCCGGATCGACGGCGCCGGCGAAGCTGCCGATGCCCGTCTCGTAGAGGTTGCGCGTATCCACCACCAGCGTCTGGGGATCGCGGATCAGGGCGTTCCACTCGCTCGGGGGCACGTGCGCGCCCGTGCGCTTGCCCGGCGTAATACCCGACACGCCGAGGGTCACGATTTCCCGTCGCAGCTTGACCTTCATCTTGCGGAAGGGCGACGCGGGCGCCGTCGACCAGCGCGGTGCGAGCCCCGCGAGGGCTGATCTCTTACCTAACCATTGCAGAAGGCCCTCGAGCGCCTCGCGGCTGCCGGCCAGGGTGGCGTTGATCCCCTCATCGGCGAGGAGCACGGTGCCGGTGATCCCCCGAGCGTGGCTCTCGGCCAGGAGGGGTTCGCGCAAAGATGCGTAGTCGGGCAATTCGACGAAGCGGTAGAAGGTGGCGATGTGCAGGGTCGGCTCGCTCATGGCGCCTTGGCCAGCACCACGGCGCGCAGGGGCGCCGGGTGCCCTTCGACGGTGCGCGAGGGATCGTCCGCATCGAGGAAATCGCTCAGGGAGCGGAATGGCATCCACCGCGTACTGCGCTGCTCCTGCGGTGTCGTGGGCGTGAGGTCGATCAGCTGCGGCTCGCGCAGGCCCGCCTTGCGCAGCCAGCTCTGAAGGCTCGCCACGCTCGGCAGGAACCAGACGTTACGCATGCTCGCGTAGCGGCCCTCGGGCACCAGCACCTCGTTCATTCCTCCCTCGATCACCAGGGTCTCCAGGATCAGCTCACCGCCGGGCGCCAGGGTGCGGCGCAGGGCCTGGAGATGATCCATCGGCGAGCGTCGATGGTAGAGCACCCCCATGGAGAACACCGAATCGAAGCAGCGAAGGCTCTCCTCGGGTAGCGCCTCCAGGGGCAGCGGCAACAGGTGCAGGCGGGGTTCGTGCCCCAGGTAGTGGCGTAGGAGCCGGTACTGCATGGCGTAGAGCAGGTAGGGGTCCAGGCCCAGCACCCAGGCGGGATCATCGGCGAGCATGCGCAAAGCGTAGTAGCCATTGCCGCAGCCTACGTCGAGCACGCGGCGCCCGGCCAAGGGCGCGCAGGCCTCGCGCACACGGTCCCACTTGAGGTCGCAGCGCCATTCCGTGTCCAGGGTCACGCCGAACAGCTCGAAGGGCCCCTTGCGCCAGGGCACGAAGGCCTCGAGGCAGCGTTCGAGTTGCTCGCGCGCGGCAGCGTCCGCCAGATCCGCCTCCTGGCCGAGGCGAATGACCGGACGGGCCAGGTCGATGTCGCTCGCCTGCGCCGGCGGCAGCGATGCCAAGGCATCGCCCCAGCGGGCGAGGTCGCCGTGCACGCCGGGCGCACAGGCCGCATCCGCCTGGGCCAGCAGCGTCGGCAGGACGGCCTGCAGGGGCGTACCGGCGGCGGCAGCCTTCAGGGCTTGCGCCTCATGCTCGGAACAAAACGGTGGCACCATAGGCAACTTCTGGCCAACCGGGACCTGTCAGGTCCCAGCCGCCATCGAGGACTCGCGATGAAAAACGTGGGCGACATTATAGAAGCCGCCAACGCCGCCTGGACCTTCGGCGATGGCGTCAGCGAGCGCTTCGACGAGCACGTGGCGCGCTCCGTCCCACTCTACGGTCAAACCCACGCCCTGATCGGCGCCCTCTCCGACTATTTCCTCGGGCCCGGATCGCGCTGCTACGACCTCGGCTGCAGCACCGGTAGCCTCTGTGCCACCCTGGCCGAACGCAACGCGGCCAAGCAGGTGAAGGTCATCGGCATCGACAGCGAGACGGGCATGATCACGCGCGCCCGGGAGCGCTGCGCGGAGCAACCCGCGGTGGAGCTGATCGAAGCCGATCTCCTCGATGTCACGCTCGAGCCCGCCGACCTGATCGTCGCCTGCTACACCATGCAGTTCGTACGCCCCCGCTGGCGCCAGGTGATCTTCGATCGCGTCTTCGAGGCGCTCAACTGGGGCGGCGCCTTCATTCTGTTCGAAAAGGTACGGGCCCCCGACGCGCGCTTTCAGGACATCGCGAGCGGCCTCTACGCCGACTACAAGCTGGAGCAGGGCTACAGCGGTGATGAGATCGTGGCCAAGTCGCGCAGCCTGAAGGGCGTGCTGGAACCCTTTTCCACGGCGGGCAACTTAGGGTTGCTGGAGCGGGCGGGCTTCGTGGATGTCATGACCGTCATGAAGTACATCAGCTTCGAGGGCTTTCTCGCCATCAAGTAGCGGCTCCGGCGACCTAACCGTTCCGTTGGCACTCGAGGAGATTCCGTGAGCTTGCCCCGTCCCCTCCGCGTGCTCATCGCCCTCGGCATCGCGCTCATGACTCAGCCAAGCCTCGCCGACGATTGCCGCGCGCCGGGCGTATGGCTGCAGGTGCTCGGCTCCGGTGGCCCGGAACTGGCGTCTGGTCGCGCATCCTCGGGCTATCTCCTGTGGCACGACGGCGTCGCCCGCGTGCTGGTCGATGCCGGCGGTGGCGTCGCCTTACGCTTCAATCAGGCGGGCGCTCGCTTCGAAGATCTCGACGTGATCGCCCTCACCCACCTGCACATCGATCACAGCCTGGATCTCGCCGCCCTCCTCAAGGCGTCCTACTTCGGCCGACGCAAGCGTGATCTCCCCGTACTGGGCCCGTCCGGTTCGCGTTTCACCGCAGACCTCGACTCCTTCACCCGCCGCCTGCTGGCGAGCGACGGCGCGTGGCCCTACCTCGATGACTACCTGGACACGCAACGCGGCGACTACGCGATCACCCCCCTCACCCTCGACGGTGAGAGCGAGGCGCGGTGGACGGGTCAGTTCGGTGAGGGGCGCGACATCGCCGTCGCCGCGATCGCCGTGCATCACGGACCGATCCCCGCGATCGCCTACCGGGTGGATATCGGTGAGGCGACGGTGGTGTTCACCGGCGACACCACCAACCGCAACGATCGCCTGCGCCTCCTGGCGGGCAGCGATACGGAGCTCCTCGTCGCCCATCACGCGATCACCGACAGCGCCGGCCGTGGCGCTCGCAGCTTGCACATGCCACCGTCGATGATTGGTCAACTAGCGGCGGATACGGATCCCGATCTGCTCGTGCTATCCCACCGCATGCGCCGCACCGAAGGCCACGAGTTGGCCTCACAACAGAGCATCCGCCGTCGGTGGCGGGGCAACCTGGTGTTCGCGGAAGATCTCGACTGCTTCGCCGTCATCCCCCGTGCCCGTCCCCCAGCCGCGGTACTCCCCAGCCGGTAAAACGTGATCTACGGCACAAACGCTGGCGCTGCACACGCTTGCATTTCGGGGGAAAGCCCCTAGAATTTTGCGATCCGCAGAAACCGTCGGGGTTTTTATGTTAGTCCGCTGACGGCACGCTGCCTCCTGACTAGAGGTGCAAGGGCGTGTCGATCCAAACCACCCTTTGTTCCTCGATTAGGAGGTGCCTCAAATGGCGCAAAATTCCGTCGTTGCCTTCGCTGACCGCCCGGGATGGCCCACCCACGAACAATCCCGCGACACCACCACCACTGCCGATCACTTCATTCAACGTGACGGCGTCGAGTTTGCCGGCACACACCTGATCGCCGACCTGTGGGGCGCCACCCGCCTCGATGAACTCGACCACATGGAGACCGCCCTGCGCGATGCTGTAGAAGCCGCCGGCGCCACCCTCCTGCACATACACCTGCATCACTTCACGCCCAACGGAGGCATCTCCGGCGTGGCAGTGCTTGCCGAATCCCATATCAGCGTCCACACCTGGCCCGAGCGCGACTTTGCCGCCTTCGACGTGTTCATGTGTGGCGACGCTAAGCCCCTGAAGGCGATCGACGTCCTGAAGCGCGCGTTCACCCCCTCACGAACAGAAGTGGGTGAACACATGCGCGGCATCGTGACGAAAGACGCCGAATGAAGCACTTTCGCGAAACGCTCTACGACGCGCTCTCCCAGGAGATGCGCATCGACAAGGTGTACTTCGAGAGCGGCACGGGCCAGCAGCACCTGATGATCTTCCACAACGCCGTGCTGGGTCGGGTCATGACCCTCGACGGCATCGTGCAGACCACAGAAGCGGACGAGTTCATCTACCACGAGATGCTCACCCACGTGCCCATCCTGGCCCACGGCAAAGCGCGCTCCGTGCTCATCGTCGGCGGTGGCGACGGCGGCATGTTGCGCGAGGTCTGCCGCCATGGCGATGTCGAGCGGATCGTGCAGGTGGAGATCGACGAGAAGGTCATCGAGATGTCCAAGCAGTGGTTGCCCAACCACTCGGCGGGTGCCTTCGATGATCCTCGATTCCACCTGGTGATCGCCGATGGCCTCGACTACGTGCGCACCGCCGAGGAGCGCTTCGACGTCATCATCTCCGATAGCACGGATCCAATCGGCCCGGGTGAGGCGCTCTTCACCCAGGACTTCTACAGCGCGTGTAAGCGCTGCCTGAACCCGGGTGGCGTGGTGGTGACGCAAAACGGCGTCGCCTTCTTCCAGCTTGACGAGGTGCGCACAACGCACGAGCGCATGACGCCGGTGTTCGCCGATCACACCTTCTACAGCGCCGCCGTGCCTACCTACTACGGCGGCATCATGACCTTCGCGTGGGGCTCGGACGACCCCAGCCTGCGCCAGGTCGACCACGACACCTTGGCCACCCGCATGGCCGCGGCGGGACTCGACACCCGCTACTACACGCCGGACGTCCACCTTGGCAGCTTCGCCCTGCCGCGTTACGTGGAGCAGAGCCTGCGTGGCAACGACACCTGATCTTTCCGATCGCACGCTCCTGACCGGCGATCGGCCCGAGGAGCGCGCGCCCCTCGAGGCCCTGGTCGAGGCCCACGGTTCACCGTTGCTGGTGTTCGACCCGAGCGTGCTGCAGCGCCAATACCAGTTGCTGGCCGCCGCCCTGCCCGGCGTCGATCTCTACTACGCGGTCAAGGCACACCCTAACGAGCACATCGTGCGCACCCTCGACGCACTGGGAGCCGGCTTCGACGTCGCCTCCGCCGGCGAGATGGACCTGCTGCTCGACCTGCGCATCTCCGGGCGGCGGACGATCCACACGCACCCGGTGAAGAAGGACCGCGAGATCCGCGACGCTCTACGCTTCGGGGCCACCACCTTCGTAGTCGATAACCTCGATGAGCTGCGCAAGCTCGTGCCCTACCGCAAGCGCGTCGGTGTGTTGCTGCGGGTCAGCTTCCGCGCGCCCAGCGCGCGGGTCGACCTGTCACGTAAGTTTGGCTGCGCGCCGGAAGAGGTGAGCGAGATGGTGCAGGCGGCGGGCGAGCTCGGCCTGCACATCCGCGGCCTCTCCTTTCACGTCGGCTCCCAGGTGCCCGATGCGGCCAAGCACGTGGAGGCCATCGAGGCCTGTGCAGCGCTGATGCTTGCCCTCAACGAACAGGTATCTTCGCCCCTGGCCACCCTCGACATCGGCGGCGGCTTCCCGGCGGACTACCGGCTGCAAGGCCTCGACCTGCACGCCTTCTGTCGCCCCATCCGTCGGGCCCTGCGCAAGCTGCCGAGCGAATGGCATCTGATGGCCGAACCCGGACGTTGCCTGGTGGCCCCCACGGTGCGCAGCGTGACCACGATCGCCGGGCGCAGCTCCCGCGCCGGCCTGCGCTGGTACTTCGTCGACGACGGCGCCTACGGCTCCTACAGCGGCCAGATCTTCGATGCCACCGTGTACCCCCTGCAGGTCTTTCGCGATGGCCCCACCACGCCGAGCATGATTGCCGGCCCCACGTGCGACAGCATCGACATGGTGGCCGAACAGATCGATTTGCCAGAGCTCGCCATCGGTGATCTCCTGGTCGGGCACCAGATGGGC
This genomic interval carries:
- a CDS encoding PQQ-binding-like beta-propeller repeat protein; amino-acid sequence: MTRLVDDWKVRGTLATALLAVAAGGAGATDTDWPAFGNDLANGRYSQLQQLTTDNVANLQLAWRVDTGKRGSFQATPIVRDGVMYVSTPFNHVLALDAATGAIRWRYEHELTTKEFCCGPANRGVAVAHDRVYMATLDGQLVALDAATGQLAWRAPIVDAEARNEQAQAREALTPLIGDSTFSGATVTGG
- a CDS encoding rhodanese-related sulfurtransferase, which codes for MSEPTLHIATFYRFVELPDYASLREPLLAESHARGITGTVLLADEGINATLAGSREALEGLLQWLGKRSALAGLAPRWSTAPASPFRKMKVKLRREIVTLGVSGITPGKRTGAHVPPSEWNALIRDPQTLVVDTRNLYETGIGSFAGAVDPGTRNFREFPDYVAQQLDPEVHKRVAMFCTGGIRCEKASALLLDAGFEDVCQLEGGILAYLDEVPEAESLWWGECFVFDERVAVDNALAPGSYGQCYACRRPVSDEDRQHLHYEAGISCPACYDDLTPAQRASFAERKRQRDLAAARAQSDA
- the cmoB gene encoding tRNA 5-methoxyuridine(34)/uridine 5-oxyacetic acid(34) synthase CmoB yields the protein MVPPFCSEHEAQALKAAAAGTPLQAVLPTLLAQADAACAPGVHGDLARWGDALASLPPAQASDIDLARPVIRLGQEADLADAAAREQLERCLEAFVPWRKGPFELFGVTLDTEWRCDLKWDRVREACAPLAGRRVLDVGCGNGYYALRMLADDPAWVLGLDPYLLYAMQYRLLRHYLGHEPRLHLLPLPLEALPEESLRCFDSVFSMGVLYHRRSPMDHLQALRRTLAPGGELILETLVIEGGMNEVLVPEGRYASMRNVWFLPSVASLQSWLRKAGLREPQLIDLTPTTPQEQRSTRWMPFRSLSDFLDADDPSRTVEGHPAPLRAVVLAKAP
- a CDS encoding methyltransferase domain-containing protein codes for the protein MKNVGDIIEAANAAWTFGDGVSERFDEHVARSVPLYGQTHALIGALSDYFLGPGSRCYDLGCSTGSLCATLAERNAAKQVKVIGIDSETGMITRARERCAEQPAVELIEADLLDVTLEPADLIVACYTMQFVRPRWRQVIFDRVFEALNWGGAFILFEKVRAPDARFQDIASGLYADYKLEQGYSGDEIVAKSRSLKGVLEPFSTAGNLGLLERAGFVDVMTVMKYISFEGFLAIK
- a CDS encoding MBL fold metallo-hydrolase, with product MSLPRPLRVLIALGIALMTQPSLADDCRAPGVWLQVLGSGGPELASGRASSGYLLWHDGVARVLVDAGGGVALRFNQAGARFEDLDVIALTHLHIDHSLDLAALLKASYFGRRKRDLPVLGPSGSRFTADLDSFTRRLLASDGAWPYLDDYLDTQRGDYAITPLTLDGESEARWTGQFGEGRDIAVAAIAVHHGPIPAIAYRVDIGEATVVFTGDTTNRNDRLRLLAGSDTELLVAHHAITDSAGRGARSLHMPPSMIGQLAADTDPDLLVLSHRMRRTEGHELASQQSIRRRWRGNLVFAEDLDCFAVIPRARPPAAVLPSR
- the speD gene encoding adenosylmethionine decarboxylase, which codes for MAQNSVVAFADRPGWPTHEQSRDTTTTADHFIQRDGVEFAGTHLIADLWGATRLDELDHMETALRDAVEAAGATLLHIHLHHFTPNGGISGVAVLAESHISVHTWPERDFAAFDVFMCGDAKPLKAIDVLKRAFTPSRTEVGEHMRGIVTKDAE
- the speE gene encoding polyamine aminopropyltransferase, giving the protein MKHFRETLYDALSQEMRIDKVYFESGTGQQHLMIFHNAVLGRVMTLDGIVQTTEADEFIYHEMLTHVPILAHGKARSVLIVGGGDGGMLREVCRHGDVERIVQVEIDEKVIEMSKQWLPNHSAGAFDDPRFHLVIADGLDYVRTAEERFDVIISDSTDPIGPGEALFTQDFYSACKRCLNPGGVVVTQNGVAFFQLDEVRTTHERMTPVFADHTFYSAAVPTYYGGIMTFAWGSDDPSLRQVDHDTLATRMAAAGLDTRYYTPDVHLGSFALPRYVEQSLRGNDT
- a CDS encoding type III PLP-dependent enzyme produces the protein MATTPDLSDRTLLTGDRPEERAPLEALVEAHGSPLLVFDPSVLQRQYQLLAAALPGVDLYYAVKAHPNEHIVRTLDALGAGFDVASAGEMDLLLDLRISGRRTIHTHPVKKDREIRDALRFGATTFVVDNLDELRKLVPYRKRVGVLLRVSFRAPSARVDLSRKFGCAPEEVSEMVQAAGELGLHIRGLSFHVGSQVPDAAKHVEAIEACAALMLALNEQVSSPLATLDIGGGFPADYRLQGLDLHAFCRPIRRALRKLPSEWHLMAEPGRCLVAPTVRSVTTIAGRSSRAGLRWYFVDDGAYGSYSGQIFDATVYPLQVFRDGPTTPSMIAGPTCDSIDMVAEQIDLPELAIGDLLVGHQMGAYTAATKTRFNSLPDATFVVHDSEASDDDDDHEHEALAAP